One part of the Arabidopsis thaliana chromosome 1 sequence genome encodes these proteins:
- the BGLU1 gene encoding Glycosyl hydrolase superfamily protein (beta glucosidase 1 (BGLU1); FUNCTIONS IN: cation binding, hydrolase activity, hydrolyzing O-glycosyl compounds, catalytic activity; INVOLVED IN: carbohydrate metabolic process; LOCATED IN: endomembrane system; CONTAINS InterPro DOMAIN/s: Glycoside hydrolase, family 1 (InterPro:IPR001360), Glycoside hydrolase, family 1, active site (InterPro:IPR018120), Glycoside hydrolase, catalytic core (InterPro:IPR017853), Glycoside hydrolase, subgroup, catalytic core (InterPro:IPR013781); BEST Arabidopsis thaliana protein match is: beta glucosidase 2 (TAIR:AT4G22100.1); Has 35333 Blast hits to 34131 proteins in 2444 species: Archae - 798; Bacteria - 22429; Metazoa - 974; Fungi - 991; Plants - 531; Viruses - 0; Other Eukaryotes - 9610 (source: NCBI BLink).) — translation MEDVLTLITMIVLLLLAFHGFGKCSSDLYSRSDFPEGFVFGAGISAYQWEGAVDEDGRKPSVWDTFLHCRKMDNGDIACDGYHKYKEDVQLMAETGLHTFRFSISWSRLISNGRGSINPKGLQFYKNFIQELVKHGIEPHVTLHHYDFPQYLEDDYGGWTNRKIIKDFTAYADVCFREFGNHVKFWTTINEANIFTIGGYNDGNSPPGRCSFPGRNCTLGNSSTETYIVGHNLLLAHASVSRLYKQKYKDIQGGSVGFSLFAMNFTPSTNSKDDEIATKRANDFYLGWMLEPLIYGDYPDVMKRTIGSRLPVFSKEESEQVKGSSDFIGVIHYLTALVTNIDINPSLSGIPDFNSDMVLSMRVRISRLPNSDEKCLIFFITLSILEYIKQSYGNPPVYILENGKTMNQDLELQQKDTPRIEYLDAYIGAVLKAVRNGSDTRGYFVWSFMDLYELLNGYKSSFGLYSVNFSDPHRKRSPKLSAHWYSGFLKGKPTFLGSQGITQLHSNFSSSR, via the exons atggaagatgtTTTGACTCTCATTACCATGATTGTGTTGCTTCTTCTAGCTTTCCATGGATTTGGAAAATGCAGTAGCGATCTTTACAGCAGGAGCGATTTCCCGGAAGGCTTCGTTTTCGGAGCCGGGATATCTGCTTATCAG TGGGAAGGAGCTGTTGATGAAGATGGGAGGAAACCTAGCGTCTGGGATACTTTCCTTCACTGTC GTAAAATGGATAATGGAGACATAGCTTGTGATGGATATCACAAGTATAAG GAAGATGTGCAGCTCATGGCCGAAACTGGCTTACATACATTCAGATTCTCCATCTCTTGGTCTAGACTCATCTCTA ATGGAAGAGGTTCCATTAACCCGAAAGGTCTACAGTTCTACAAGAATTTCATTCAAGAACTTGTCAAACATG GAATTGAGCCACATGTTACACTACATCACTACGATTTTCCTCAATATCTCGAGGATGACTATGGAGGCTGGACcaaccgcaaaatcat CAAAGACTTTACCGCTTATGCAGATGTTTGCTTTAGAGAGTTTGGGAACCACGTCAAATTCTGGACCACGATCAACGAGGCTAATATATTTACTATTGGAGGTTACAACGATGGGAATTCACCGCCTGGTCGTTGCTCCTTTCCGGGCAGAAACTGCACGTTAGGGAACTCTTCCACTGAAACATATATCGTAGGCCATAACTTGCTGCTTGCTCACGCCTCTGTTTCAAGACTATATAAGCAAAAGTACAAG GATATACAAGGAGGTTCTGTTGGATTTAGTTTATTTGCAATGAATTTTACTCCTTCTACAAACTCCAAGGATGATGAAATCGCAACGAAAAGAGCCAACGATTTCTACCTCGGATG GATGCTTGAGCCTCTTATATATGGAGACTATCCTGATGTGATGAAAAGAACCATTGGATCAAGACTGCCAGTTTTCTCGAAGGAAGAATCAGAACAAGTGAAAGGCTCATCTGACTTCATAGGAGTCATTCACTATCTCACGGCTTTGGTCACAAACATCGATATCAACCCTTCACTTTCAGGAATTCCAGATTTTAACTCAGACATGG TTTTATCTATGAGGGTAAGAATTTCAAGGCTACCAAATTCAGATGAAAAGTGCCTAATATTCTTTATAACTTTAA GCATCCTAGAGTATATAAAGCAGAGCTATGGCAATCCTCCAGTCTACATTCTTGAGAAtg GTAAAACAATGAACCAAGATTTGGAGCTGCAACAAAAGGACACACCAAGGATTGAGTACTTAGATGCTTACATTGGTGCGGTGCTCAAAGCTGTTAG GAATGGATCAGACACGAGAGGCTACTTCGTATGGTCATTTATGGATTTGTACGAATTACTAAACGGATACAAGAGTAGTTTTGGATTGTACTCTGTCAATTTCAGTGATCCCCATCGCAAGAGATCTCCCAAACTCTCTGCTCACTGGTACTCTGGTTTTCTCAAGGGCAAACCCACATTTCTTGGTTCCCAAGGCATCACACAATTGCATAGcaacttctcttcttccagaTAG
- the BGLU1 gene encoding Glycosyl hydrolase superfamily protein (Glycosyl hydrolase superfamily protein; FUNCTIONS IN: cation binding, hydrolase activity, hydrolyzing O-glycosyl compounds, catalytic activity; INVOLVED IN: carbohydrate metabolic process; LOCATED IN: endomembrane system; CONTAINS InterPro DOMAIN/s: Glycoside hydrolase, family 1 (InterPro:IPR001360), Glycoside hydrolase, family 1, active site (InterPro:IPR018120), Glycoside hydrolase, catalytic core (InterPro:IPR017853), Glycoside hydrolase, subgroup, catalytic core (InterPro:IPR013781); BEST Arabidopsis thaliana protein match is: beta glucosidase 2 (TAIR:AT4G22100.1).) encodes MEDVLTLITMIVLLLLAFHGFGKCSSDLYSRSDFPEGFVFGAGISAYQWEGAVDEDGRKPSVWDTFLHCRLDCPNFSCVYRGKMDNGDIACDGYHKYKEDVQLMAETGLHTFRFSISWSRLISNGRGSINPKGLQFYKNFIQELVKHGIEPHVTLHHYDFPQYLEDDYGGWTNRKIIKDFTAYADVCFREFGNHVKFWTTINEANIFTIGGYNDGNSPPGRCSFPGRNCTLGNSSTETYIVGHNLLLAHASVSRLYKQKYKDIQGGSVGFSLFAMNFTPSTNSKDDEIATKRANDFYLGWMLEPLIYGDYPDVMKRTIGSRLPVFSKEESEQVKGSSDFIGVIHYLTALVTNIDINPSLSGIPDFNSDMGESINILSMRVRISRLPNSDEKCLIFFITLSILEYIKQSYGNPPVYILENGKTMNQDLELQQKDTPRIEYLDAYIGAVLKAVRNGSDTRGYFVWSFMDLYELLNGYKSSFGLYSVNFSDPHRKRSPKLSAHWYSGFLKGKPTFLGSQGITQLHSNFSSSR; translated from the exons atggaagatgtTTTGACTCTCATTACCATGATTGTGTTGCTTCTTCTAGCTTTCCATGGATTTGGAAAATGCAGTAGCGATCTTTACAGCAGGAGCGATTTCCCGGAAGGCTTCGTTTTCGGAGCCGGGATATCTGCTTATCAG TGGGAAGGAGCTGTTGATGAAGATGGGAGGAAACCTAGCGTCTGGGATACTTTCCTTCACTGTC GACTGGACTGTCCGAATTTCTCATGTGTATACAGAG GTAAAATGGATAATGGAGACATAGCTTGTGATGGATATCACAAGTATAAG GAAGATGTGCAGCTCATGGCCGAAACTGGCTTACATACATTCAGATTCTCCATCTCTTGGTCTAGACTCATCTCTA ATGGAAGAGGTTCCATTAACCCGAAAGGTCTACAGTTCTACAAGAATTTCATTCAAGAACTTGTCAAACATG GAATTGAGCCACATGTTACACTACATCACTACGATTTTCCTCAATATCTCGAGGATGACTATGGAGGCTGGACcaaccgcaaaatcat CAAAGACTTTACCGCTTATGCAGATGTTTGCTTTAGAGAGTTTGGGAACCACGTCAAATTCTGGACCACGATCAACGAGGCTAATATATTTACTATTGGAGGTTACAACGATGGGAATTCACCGCCTGGTCGTTGCTCCTTTCCGGGCAGAAACTGCACGTTAGGGAACTCTTCCACTGAAACATATATCGTAGGCCATAACTTGCTGCTTGCTCACGCCTCTGTTTCAAGACTATATAAGCAAAAGTACAAG GATATACAAGGAGGTTCTGTTGGATTTAGTTTATTTGCAATGAATTTTACTCCTTCTACAAACTCCAAGGATGATGAAATCGCAACGAAAAGAGCCAACGATTTCTACCTCGGATG GATGCTTGAGCCTCTTATATATGGAGACTATCCTGATGTGATGAAAAGAACCATTGGATCAAGACTGCCAGTTTTCTCGAAGGAAGAATCAGAACAAGTGAAAGGCTCATCTGACTTCATAGGAGTCATTCACTATCTCACGGCTTTGGTCACAAACATCGATATCAACCCTTCACTTTCAGGAATTCCAGATTTTAACTCAGACATGGGTGAATCTATTAATA TTTTATCTATGAGGGTAAGAATTTCAAGGCTACCAAATTCAGATGAAAAGTGCCTAATATTCTTTATAACTTTAA GCATCCTAGAGTATATAAAGCAGAGCTATGGCAATCCTCCAGTCTACATTCTTGAGAAtg GTAAAACAATGAACCAAGATTTGGAGCTGCAACAAAAGGACACACCAAGGATTGAGTACTTAGATGCTTACATTGGTGCGGTGCTCAAAGCTGTTAG GAATGGATCAGACACGAGAGGCTACTTCGTATGGTCATTTATGGATTTGTACGAATTACTAAACGGATACAAGAGTAGTTTTGGATTGTACTCTGTCAATTTCAGTGATCCCCATCGCAAGAGATCTCCCAAACTCTCTGCTCACTGGTACTCTGGTTTTCTCAAGGGCAAACCCACATTTCTTGGTTCCCAAGGCATCACACAATTGCATAGcaacttctcttcttccagaTAG
- the BGLU1 gene encoding Glycosyl hydrolase superfamily protein, producing the protein MEDVLTLITMIVLLLLAFHGFGKCSSDLYSRSDFPEGFVFGAGISAYQWEGAVDEDGRKPSVWDTFLHCRKMDNGDIACDGYHKYKEDVQLMAETGLHTFRFSISWSRLISNGRGSINPKGLQFYKNFIQELVKHGIEPHVTLHHYDFPQYLEDDYGGWTNRKIIKDFTAYADVCFREFGNHVKFWTTINEANIFTIGGYNDGNSPPGRCSFPGRNCTLGNSSTETYIVGHNLLLAHASVSRLYKQKYKDIQGGSVGFSLFAMNFTPSTNSKDDEIATKRANDFYLGWMLEPLIYGDYPDVMKRTIGSRLPVFSKEESEQVKGSSDFIGVIHYLTALVTNIDINPSLSGIPDFNSDMGESINILSMRVRISRLPNSDEKCLIFFITLSIPNPFLLVVAFVFVWTSLLFLHGLWKAS; encoded by the exons atggaagatgtTTTGACTCTCATTACCATGATTGTGTTGCTTCTTCTAGCTTTCCATGGATTTGGAAAATGCAGTAGCGATCTTTACAGCAGGAGCGATTTCCCGGAAGGCTTCGTTTTCGGAGCCGGGATATCTGCTTATCAG TGGGAAGGAGCTGTTGATGAAGATGGGAGGAAACCTAGCGTCTGGGATACTTTCCTTCACTGTC GTAAAATGGATAATGGAGACATAGCTTGTGATGGATATCACAAGTATAAG GAAGATGTGCAGCTCATGGCCGAAACTGGCTTACATACATTCAGATTCTCCATCTCTTGGTCTAGACTCATCTCTA ATGGAAGAGGTTCCATTAACCCGAAAGGTCTACAGTTCTACAAGAATTTCATTCAAGAACTTGTCAAACATG GAATTGAGCCACATGTTACACTACATCACTACGATTTTCCTCAATATCTCGAGGATGACTATGGAGGCTGGACcaaccgcaaaatcat CAAAGACTTTACCGCTTATGCAGATGTTTGCTTTAGAGAGTTTGGGAACCACGTCAAATTCTGGACCACGATCAACGAGGCTAATATATTTACTATTGGAGGTTACAACGATGGGAATTCACCGCCTGGTCGTTGCTCCTTTCCGGGCAGAAACTGCACGTTAGGGAACTCTTCCACTGAAACATATATCGTAGGCCATAACTTGCTGCTTGCTCACGCCTCTGTTTCAAGACTATATAAGCAAAAGTACAAG GATATACAAGGAGGTTCTGTTGGATTTAGTTTATTTGCAATGAATTTTACTCCTTCTACAAACTCCAAGGATGATGAAATCGCAACGAAAAGAGCCAACGATTTCTACCTCGGATG GATGCTTGAGCCTCTTATATATGGAGACTATCCTGATGTGATGAAAAGAACCATTGGATCAAGACTGCCAGTTTTCTCGAAGGAAGAATCAGAACAAGTGAAAGGCTCATCTGACTTCATAGGAGTCATTCACTATCTCACGGCTTTGGTCACAAACATCGATATCAACCCTTCACTTTCAGGAATTCCAGATTTTAACTCAGACATGGGTGAATCTATTAATA TTTTATCTATGAGGGTAAGAATTTCAAGGCTACCAAATTCAGATGAAAAGTGCCTAATATTCTTTATAACTTTAAGTATTCCCAATCCATTTTTACTAGTTGTGgcgtttgtttttgtttggacaaGTCTGTTGTTTCTCCATGGGCTATGGAAGGCATCCTAG
- the BGLU1 gene encoding Glycosyl hydrolase superfamily protein, giving the protein MEDVLTLITMIVLLLLAFHGFGKCSSDLYSRSDFPEGFVFGAGISAYQWEGAVDEDGRKPSVWDTFLHCRKMDNGDIACDGYHKYKEDVQLMAETGLHTFRFSISWSRLISNGRGSINPKGLQFYKNFIQELVKHGIEPHVTLHHYDFPQYLEDDYGGWTNRKIIKDFTAYADVCFREFGNHVKFWTTINEANIFTIGGYNDGNSPPGRCSFPGRNCTLGNSSTETYIVGHNLLLAHASVSRLYKQKYKDIQGGSVGFSLFAMNFTPSTNSKDDEIATKRANDFYLGWMLEPLIYGDYPDVMKRTIGSRLPVFSKEESEQVKGSSDFIGVIHYLTALVTNIDINPSLSGIPDFNSDMGESINILSMRVRISRLPNSDEKCLIFFITLSILEYIKQSYGNPPVYILENGKTMNQDLELQQKDTPRIEYLDAYIGAVLKAVRNGSDTRGYFVWSFMDLYELLNGYKSSFGLYSVNFSDPHRKRSPKLSAHWYSGFLKGKPTFLGSQGITQLHSNFSSSR; this is encoded by the exons atggaagatgtTTTGACTCTCATTACCATGATTGTGTTGCTTCTTCTAGCTTTCCATGGATTTGGAAAATGCAGTAGCGATCTTTACAGCAGGAGCGATTTCCCGGAAGGCTTCGTTTTCGGAGCCGGGATATCTGCTTATCAG TGGGAAGGAGCTGTTGATGAAGATGGGAGGAAACCTAGCGTCTGGGATACTTTCCTTCACTGTC GTAAAATGGATAATGGAGACATAGCTTGTGATGGATATCACAAGTATAAG GAAGATGTGCAGCTCATGGCCGAAACTGGCTTACATACATTCAGATTCTCCATCTCTTGGTCTAGACTCATCTCTA ATGGAAGAGGTTCCATTAACCCGAAAGGTCTACAGTTCTACAAGAATTTCATTCAAGAACTTGTCAAACATG GAATTGAGCCACATGTTACACTACATCACTACGATTTTCCTCAATATCTCGAGGATGACTATGGAGGCTGGACcaaccgcaaaatcat CAAAGACTTTACCGCTTATGCAGATGTTTGCTTTAGAGAGTTTGGGAACCACGTCAAATTCTGGACCACGATCAACGAGGCTAATATATTTACTATTGGAGGTTACAACGATGGGAATTCACCGCCTGGTCGTTGCTCCTTTCCGGGCAGAAACTGCACGTTAGGGAACTCTTCCACTGAAACATATATCGTAGGCCATAACTTGCTGCTTGCTCACGCCTCTGTTTCAAGACTATATAAGCAAAAGTACAAG GATATACAAGGAGGTTCTGTTGGATTTAGTTTATTTGCAATGAATTTTACTCCTTCTACAAACTCCAAGGATGATGAAATCGCAACGAAAAGAGCCAACGATTTCTACCTCGGATG GATGCTTGAGCCTCTTATATATGGAGACTATCCTGATGTGATGAAAAGAACCATTGGATCAAGACTGCCAGTTTTCTCGAAGGAAGAATCAGAACAAGTGAAAGGCTCATCTGACTTCATAGGAGTCATTCACTATCTCACGGCTTTGGTCACAAACATCGATATCAACCCTTCACTTTCAGGAATTCCAGATTTTAACTCAGACATGGGTGAATCTATTAATA TTTTATCTATGAGGGTAAGAATTTCAAGGCTACCAAATTCAGATGAAAAGTGCCTAATATTCTTTATAACTTTAA GCATCCTAGAGTATATAAAGCAGAGCTATGGCAATCCTCCAGTCTACATTCTTGAGAAtg GTAAAACAATGAACCAAGATTTGGAGCTGCAACAAAAGGACACACCAAGGATTGAGTACTTAGATGCTTACATTGGTGCGGTGCTCAAAGCTGTTAG GAATGGATCAGACACGAGAGGCTACTTCGTATGGTCATTTATGGATTTGTACGAATTACTAAACGGATACAAGAGTAGTTTTGGATTGTACTCTGTCAATTTCAGTGATCCCCATCGCAAGAGATCTCCCAAACTCTCTGCTCACTGGTACTCTGGTTTTCTCAAGGGCAAACCCACATTTCTTGGTTCCCAAGGCATCACACAATTGCATAGcaacttctcttcttccagaTAG
- the BGLU1 gene encoding Glycosyl hydrolase superfamily protein, which yields MEDVLTLITMIVLLLLAFHGFGKCSSDLYSRSDFPEGFVFGAGISAYQWEGAVDEDGRKPSVWDTFLHCRKMDNGDIACDGYHKYKEDVQLMAETGLHTFRFSISWSRLISNGRGSINPKGLQFYKNFIQELVKHGIEPHVTLHHYDFPQYLEDDYGGWTNRKIIKDFTAYADVCFREFGNHVKFWTTINEANIFTIGGYNDGNSPPGRCSFPGRNCTLGNSSTETYIVGHNLLLAHASVSRLYKQKYKDIQGGSVGFSLFAMNFTPSTNSKDDEIATKRANDFYLGWMLEPLIYGDYPDVMKRTIGSRLPVFSKEESEQVKGSSDFIGVIHYLTALVTNIDINPSLSGIPDFNSDMVLSMRVRISRLPNSDEKCLIFFITLSIPNPFLLVVAFVFVWTSLLFLHGLWKAS from the exons atggaagatgtTTTGACTCTCATTACCATGATTGTGTTGCTTCTTCTAGCTTTCCATGGATTTGGAAAATGCAGTAGCGATCTTTACAGCAGGAGCGATTTCCCGGAAGGCTTCGTTTTCGGAGCCGGGATATCTGCTTATCAG TGGGAAGGAGCTGTTGATGAAGATGGGAGGAAACCTAGCGTCTGGGATACTTTCCTTCACTGTC GTAAAATGGATAATGGAGACATAGCTTGTGATGGATATCACAAGTATAAG GAAGATGTGCAGCTCATGGCCGAAACTGGCTTACATACATTCAGATTCTCCATCTCTTGGTCTAGACTCATCTCTA ATGGAAGAGGTTCCATTAACCCGAAAGGTCTACAGTTCTACAAGAATTTCATTCAAGAACTTGTCAAACATG GAATTGAGCCACATGTTACACTACATCACTACGATTTTCCTCAATATCTCGAGGATGACTATGGAGGCTGGACcaaccgcaaaatcat CAAAGACTTTACCGCTTATGCAGATGTTTGCTTTAGAGAGTTTGGGAACCACGTCAAATTCTGGACCACGATCAACGAGGCTAATATATTTACTATTGGAGGTTACAACGATGGGAATTCACCGCCTGGTCGTTGCTCCTTTCCGGGCAGAAACTGCACGTTAGGGAACTCTTCCACTGAAACATATATCGTAGGCCATAACTTGCTGCTTGCTCACGCCTCTGTTTCAAGACTATATAAGCAAAAGTACAAG GATATACAAGGAGGTTCTGTTGGATTTAGTTTATTTGCAATGAATTTTACTCCTTCTACAAACTCCAAGGATGATGAAATCGCAACGAAAAGAGCCAACGATTTCTACCTCGGATG GATGCTTGAGCCTCTTATATATGGAGACTATCCTGATGTGATGAAAAGAACCATTGGATCAAGACTGCCAGTTTTCTCGAAGGAAGAATCAGAACAAGTGAAAGGCTCATCTGACTTCATAGGAGTCATTCACTATCTCACGGCTTTGGTCACAAACATCGATATCAACCCTTCACTTTCAGGAATTCCAGATTTTAACTCAGACATGG TTTTATCTATGAGGGTAAGAATTTCAAGGCTACCAAATTCAGATGAAAAGTGCCTAATATTCTTTATAACTTTAAGTATTCCCAATCCATTTTTACTAGTTGTGgcgtttgtttttgtttggacaaGTCTGTTGTTTCTCCATGGGCTATGGAAGGCATCCTAG
- the BGLU1 gene encoding Glycosyl hydrolase superfamily protein, translated as MEDVLTLITMIVLLLLAFHGFGKCSSDLYSRSDFPEGFVFGAGISAYQWEGAVDEDGRKPSVWDTFLHCRKMDNGDIACDGYHKYKEDVQLMAETGLHTFRFSISWSRLISNGRGSINPKGLQFYKNFIQELVKHGIEPHVTLHHYDFPQYLEDDYGGWTNRKIIKDFTAYADVCFREFGNHVKFWTTINEANIFTIGGYNDGNSPPGRCSFPGRNCTLGNSSTETYIVGHNLLLAHASVSRLYKQKYKDIQGGSVGFSLFAMNFTPSTNSKDDEIATKRANDFYLGWMLEPLIYGDYPDVMKRTIGSRLPVFSKEESEQVKGSSDFIGVIHYLTALVTNIDINPSLSGIPDFNSDMGESINILSMRSVVSPWAMEGILEYIKQSYGNPPVYILENGKTMNQDLELQQKDTPRIEYLDAYIGAVLKAVRNGSDTRGYFVWSFMDLYELLNGYKSSFGLYSVNFSDPHRKRSPKLSAHWYSGFLKGKPTFLGSQGITQLHSNFSSSR; from the exons atggaagatgtTTTGACTCTCATTACCATGATTGTGTTGCTTCTTCTAGCTTTCCATGGATTTGGAAAATGCAGTAGCGATCTTTACAGCAGGAGCGATTTCCCGGAAGGCTTCGTTTTCGGAGCCGGGATATCTGCTTATCAG TGGGAAGGAGCTGTTGATGAAGATGGGAGGAAACCTAGCGTCTGGGATACTTTCCTTCACTGTC GTAAAATGGATAATGGAGACATAGCTTGTGATGGATATCACAAGTATAAG GAAGATGTGCAGCTCATGGCCGAAACTGGCTTACATACATTCAGATTCTCCATCTCTTGGTCTAGACTCATCTCTA ATGGAAGAGGTTCCATTAACCCGAAAGGTCTACAGTTCTACAAGAATTTCATTCAAGAACTTGTCAAACATG GAATTGAGCCACATGTTACACTACATCACTACGATTTTCCTCAATATCTCGAGGATGACTATGGAGGCTGGACcaaccgcaaaatcat CAAAGACTTTACCGCTTATGCAGATGTTTGCTTTAGAGAGTTTGGGAACCACGTCAAATTCTGGACCACGATCAACGAGGCTAATATATTTACTATTGGAGGTTACAACGATGGGAATTCACCGCCTGGTCGTTGCTCCTTTCCGGGCAGAAACTGCACGTTAGGGAACTCTTCCACTGAAACATATATCGTAGGCCATAACTTGCTGCTTGCTCACGCCTCTGTTTCAAGACTATATAAGCAAAAGTACAAG GATATACAAGGAGGTTCTGTTGGATTTAGTTTATTTGCAATGAATTTTACTCCTTCTACAAACTCCAAGGATGATGAAATCGCAACGAAAAGAGCCAACGATTTCTACCTCGGATG GATGCTTGAGCCTCTTATATATGGAGACTATCCTGATGTGATGAAAAGAACCATTGGATCAAGACTGCCAGTTTTCTCGAAGGAAGAATCAGAACAAGTGAAAGGCTCATCTGACTTCATAGGAGTCATTCACTATCTCACGGCTTTGGTCACAAACATCGATATCAACCCTTCACTTTCAGGAATTCCAGATTTTAACTCAGACATGGGTGAATCTATTAATA TTTTATCTATGAGG TCTGTTGTTTCTCCATGGGCTATGGAAGGCATCCTAGAGTATATAAAGCAGAGCTATGGCAATCCTCCAGTCTACATTCTTGAGAAtg GTAAAACAATGAACCAAGATTTGGAGCTGCAACAAAAGGACACACCAAGGATTGAGTACTTAGATGCTTACATTGGTGCGGTGCTCAAAGCTGTTAG GAATGGATCAGACACGAGAGGCTACTTCGTATGGTCATTTATGGATTTGTACGAATTACTAAACGGATACAAGAGTAGTTTTGGATTGTACTCTGTCAATTTCAGTGATCCCCATCGCAAGAGATCTCCCAAACTCTCTGCTCACTGGTACTCTGGTTTTCTCAAGGGCAAACCCACATTTCTTGGTTCCCAAGGCATCACACAATTGCATAGcaacttctcttcttccagaTAG